The following nucleotide sequence is from bacterium.
ACAGCCGCCGCCTGCTGAAGGCCGACCTCATCGTCTACAACGGCCTGCAGCTCGAGGTCGGCTGGCTGCCGCTGCTGCTCCAGGGCGCGCGGAATCCGGCCCTGCTCGCGGGCGGCAAGGGCAACCTCGATCTCGGCGCCACGATCGAGCCGCTCGAGGTGCCCACGGGGGCCGTCGACCGTAGCCAGGGCGACGTGCATCCCGAGGGCAACCCGCACTACACGGTGGATCCCGGGCTCTACCCGGAGCTGGCCGACGCGATCGCCGAGCGGCTGGCGCGGCTCGATCCCGCGGGCGCGGCCGAGTACCGCGCACGGGCGGCGGCCTTCCGCGCCGACTGGGAACCGCGCGTGGTGGCCTGGCAGGCGCGCCTCGCGCCCGCGGCGGGCAAGCGACTGGTCACCTATCACAAGCAGTGGGAGTACTTCGCGCAGCGCTTCGGGCTGCGCATCGTCGACTACATCGAGGACCGGCCGGGCATCCCGCCCTCGCCGCGGCATGTCGGCGAACTCGTCGATCGCATCGAGGCGGGCGGCGTGGCGCTCGTCGTTTTCGCCGATATCAATCACCCGGAGGTGCCCGAGAAGCTCGCGGCGCGCGCGGGCTGCCGAACACTCGCCTTGCCGCAGTCGCCAGGCAGCCGGGACGGCACCGCGACCCTCGTGACCTGGTTCGACACGCTGGTCGGCGCCCTGGCCGGCGCCCTCTCCGGCACGGAGCGCTGAGATGGAACTGCTGCGCATCATGGCGGCGCCCTTCGCCGCCAGCGTCGTCCTGGTG
It contains:
- a CDS encoding zinc ABC transporter substrate-binding protein, which produces MCTRFAFTARFLAAVWLAAATLAAAPPAQAASLEVAATLPELALLTEAVGGPRVAVTALARGDEDPHTLAAKPSHSRRLLKADLIVYNGLQLEVGWLPLLLQGARNPALLAGGKGNLDLGATIEPLEVPTGAVDRSQGDVHPEGNPHYTVDPGLYPELADAIAERLARLDPAGAAEYRARAAAFRADWEPRVVAWQARLAPAAGKRLVTYHKQWEYFAQRFGLRIVDYIEDRPGIPPSPRHVGELVDRIEAGGVALVVFADINHPEVPEKLAARAGCRTLALPQSPGSRDGTATLVTWFDTLVGALAGALSGTER